The following DNA comes from Pseudomonadota bacterium.
AAGGATGAACCACCCAAGGACTTTGTGCTGAGGATATCCCATGAAAAGGCCACCAAGGTTGGCAACCACTTTCCGAACAACTGGGTTATCGGAGCAGATACGATAGTTGTCCTCAAGGGGAAGATACTGGGGAAGCCAAAGGGTGAAAAAGATGCCTATAATATGCTTAGAGCATTAAAAGGAAAGTGGCATAAGGTTTTTACAGGGTACTGTGTTCTCAACATATCAAAAAATATTGTATACCAGGATGTTGTTGAAACTAAAGTATTTGTCAGGGATTTAACCGACGAAGAGATTATGCGGTACATAAAGACATCCGAGCCCCTCGATAAGGCCGGCTCATATGCACTGCAAGGCAAAGGCGGGTACATGGTCAAAGAGATTAAGGGTTCCTATGCCAATGTTGTCGGCCTGCCTATCTGTGAAGTTACAGAAGCCCTATTATCTCTTGGTGTTCTTTCATAAATAGCAAGCCCGACAGCTTGATGCATGCCGGGTAGTTTTTTCCGGAAAAGTATGAATTCATGGATTCACAGGCATAAAGCATGGATGATGCAATAAAGAGGATAAGAGAAAGAATGGCTCGAGCCTGTAGCAGGGCCGGGAGGTCTGAATCTGAAGTAAGGTTGATAGGTGCTACCAAAGGTGTTAATGTAGAGAGGATCCGGTATGCTGCCCGTTGCGGGCTTACAGATTTTGGAGAGAATTATATACAGGAAGCAAAAGGAAAGATTGAAGGGTTTAACGAAGGGGTCTGCTGGCATATGATCGGTCACATACAGACAAATAAGGCAAAACATATACCGAAGCTCTTTGATTACGTTCACTCTATAGACAGATGGGAACTCCTTGAAACGATGGACGGATACGGAAAGAGCTTAAAGGTTTTATTCGAGTTGAACCTTGCCGGCGAATCATCCAAACATGGAACAGGAGAAGACGACCTGAAAAGAATGCTCGAAAAGATCGGCGAATTAAAAAATATAAAACCGGTCGGACTTATGACTATGCCGCCCTTTGCTGAAAACCCGGAAGATGTCCGGGGCATATTCAGAAGACTTGGGGCCCTTCTACAATCGGTCAACAGGGAATTTTCCCTGCACATGTCAGAACTTTCTATGGGGATGTCTTCGGATTTTGAGGTTGCTGTCGAGGAAGGTGCTACTATGGTAAGGGTTGGAACCGCAATCTTTGGGGAAAGAACATGAAAGCATGGGGTGGCAGGTTCAAAGGCAAAACTGACCCTCTTATGGAAAAGTTCAGCGCTTCGATTCTTTTTGACAGGACATTGTATGAACATGATATAGAGGGCAGCAAAGCACAGGCAGGGATGCTGAATAAAATCGGTATCATCACCGAAAAAGAGGCCGGGGACATTGTGGCAGCGCTTGATGAGATCAAGGCAGAAATTAAAGAGGGGGTCTTTAAATTTTCCGATGCAATGGAAGACATACATATGCACATAGAGGCACGCCTTATTGAAAAGATTGGGGATACAGGCAAAAAGCTTCATACCGGGAGAAGCAGGAATGATCAGGTTTCGCTCGATATGAGAATGTTCCTGAAAGAAGAGTTCGGTCAAATAGATAAACGTCTCCTGCAACTGCTCAAAACCCTTGTAAACAGGTCAGGTAAGGAAAAAAAGACCATAATGCCGGGCTATACACATATGCAAAAAGCGCAGGTTGTCACTTTTGCGCACTATCTTATGGCATATTATTATATGCTGAAACGGGACAGGGGGCGCATGGGGGAGACAATGAAGCGTGTTGATGTTCTGCCGCTTGGGTGCGGTGCCATTGCAGGCTCAACCATACCGCTTGATAGAGAATTCCTTAGAAAGCAGTTAAAGTTTTCAAGGGTCTCTGAAAATAGTATGGATACGGTATCCGACAGGGACTTCGTTCTCGACTCAGTCTTCTCCGTTGCCATGATTATGGTGCACCTGTCAAGATTTGCCGAAGATATGATCATATTTTCTACAGAGGAGTTTTCTTTCGTATCGCTGCCCGACGAACTTTGTACCGGCAGCAGCTTAATGCCACAGAAAAAGAACCCTGATGCACTGGAATTGTTGAGGGGCAAGACATCCCGGGTGATTGGCGATCTTTTCAGCCTCTTTATGTTGCTGAAAGGGCTTCCCATGACATACAACAGAGACCTTCAAGAAGATAAAGAACCCATGTTCCATGCAATCAATACCGTAAAGGACGCTCTTTCCATAGCGGAGTTGTGTATAAAAAGGATGAAAATAAACAAAAAGGGGATGGAAAGGGCCGTGTACGAGAGCTTCATGCCTGCCGTAGAAATAGCAGAATACCTTACTGTAAAAGGGACCCCCTTCAGGGAGGCACATACAATAGCAGGCAGGATGGTAAGGGACTGTGAGGATAAAGGCAAGCTTCTTCAGGATATGGCGCTTATTGATATGAAGGGGTATTCAAAGGTCTTCGGGGATGATATTTTTAATTATTTAGATCCTCACACTATTCTAAATACCAGAAAAACTACAGGAGGAGCCTCTTTTGAGGAGGTGGAAAAAGAGATTGAAAGAGAAAAGATATATTTTAATTCTTAGTATTAGTATTATGGTAATGCTCCTTTTTGCCTCCTGCGGTAAAAAGGGAGATCCTATGCCAAAGGGGTTACCCATACCTGGCGGGATCAACGACCTGACTGGAGAAGTAAAAGATGGGATGTTGTTTCTCTCCTTCTCGACACCTTCCATAAACAAGGATGGGTCAGAGCCGAAAGACCTTGCCGGCTTTAAAATATTCAAGGCCTGCGGGAGTTGTATGGGCACGTTTGAACCATTTAAAGATCTTAGCCTGGAAAACAGGAAGGGGTTTCTGATACAGGACGGAAAGGTATTTGTCTATGACGATGATCTTATGAACGGATTTCAGTACGGATATAAGGTTTATCCATACACGAAAAAGGGTACACGGGGGGATCCCTCCAATACCTTTACAATCAAGTGGGAAAAAGCACTTGACCCTGTTAAAGGTGTCTCCGTAAAAGAAAATGACGAAAGGGTAGAGCTCTCATGGGAAAAAGAGGAAGGCTTTCTGTATAATGTTTATAGATATGACGATAATGTTTACCCGTTGTTTCCGCTGAACAAAACACCCCTTGCTGCGCCGTATTTTTTAGATACAGGGCTTGAAAACGATAAAACGTATGCATATGAGGTAAGAAAAGTACAGGTAAAGGAAGGCATAAGACGGGAAGGAGAAGGGGTAAAAATAGCAGCCACGCCAAAGGATATGTCCCCTCCTGCAAGGCCTGCCGAAGTAAAGGCCGAGAAAAAAGACGGTGGGGTGCTTGTAACATGGAAAGAGAACACGGAAGAAGATTTCGCAGGATATAACATATTCAGGATAAGCTCGGGAAAGGCAGAAAAACTGAACAAAGAGCCCCTGGAAAAAAATATGTACCTCGATAAAAATATTCCTGATAACAGATACATATCTTACTACGTAACAAGTCTCGATGAAACGGGCAATGAAAGCGAACCGTCAAGGGAAGTTGTCATTATCGTAAAAGAATAAGAGGAACCGTGTACAATGCATTATTTTGAATATAAGAAAAACGAGTTATATTGTGAAGAAGTACCAATATCGAATATTGTCAAGGCTGTAGGAACGCCTGCCTATATTTACAGTTGCAAAACCCTGGAACGCCATTTTCTTGTTTTTGACAATGCGTTCAAGGGTATGCCGCATATCGTATGCTACTCCTGTAAGGCAAACTCCAATACGGCGATTCTGAAAGTCATGGGCAGGCTCGGCGGTGGCACAGACATCGTGTCAGAAGGCGAACTTTACAGGGCTCTCTCTGCAGGCATACCGGCCGAAAAGATTGTGTTTTCAGGGGCAGGCAAAGCCGAGGATGAGATAAGGGCTGCGATAAAAGCTCAAATCCTTATGATCAATATCGAATCGGAGGGTGAACTCCACACCATTGCAGGGGTTGCAAGAAGAATGAAAAGACGGGTGCCTGTATCGATAAGGGTAAATCCCCAGATAGACCCCAAAACACACCCTTATATTACAACCGGCCTGAAAAAAAATAAATTCGGCATTATATGGGACGACGCCTTCAGGCTATACAATGATATGAAGAAAGAACCATCTCTTTATCCAATCGGCATCTCTTCTCATATCGGATCACAGATCCTTGAGCTTTCGCCCTTTATAGAGGCTGTAAGATCGCTCAAAGAAATGGCCGATCAACTGAAGAATAACGGGATAAACATCAAGTACCTTGATATTGGTGGTGGCCTCGGCATAACATACAAGAACGAGCTTCCCCCTCATCCTGATGAATATGCAGGTGTAATAAAAAAAGAATTGGAGGGGACAGGCATCACGCTGGTGCTTGAGCCGGGCAGGCTTCTCGTTGGCAACAGCGGTATTTTTGTAACAAAACTCCTTTATGTAAAGAAGGTGCCGGGAAAAACCTTTTACATCGTAGATGGGGCAATGAACGATCTTGTAAGGCCCGCGCTCTATGATGCATACCATGAGATTATACCTGTCGTCAGGAAAAATGAAGAGAAAGACGGTAAAGATACAAAGGTTGATATCGTGGGACCTATTTGCGAGTCAGGCGATTTCTTCGCAAAAGACAGAGGTATGCCACGCCTTGAAACCGGCAATCTCCTTGCTGTAATGGGGGCAGGCGCCTACGGCTTCTCCATGTCCTCGAATTACAATTCGAGGAGAAGGGCGGCAGAGATTCTTGTTAAGGGAGATGAATTTTTTATTATAAAAAAACGTGAAACGTTTAGGGATTTAACTAAGGGAGAATCTATTCCATCATTTCTGGAGGACTTGTAGATGTCAGAATTTGAATTTTTCAAAATGAGCGCAAGCGGCAACGATTTTATCCTGATAGATAACAGGGACGGGAAGGTAACCAAAAAGCATAAAAAGATTGCAGATTTTGTTGCTAAAATATGCAGAAGGCGTCATTCCGTCGGCGCAGACGGCGTAATACTGATTGAGCGCTCAACAAAAGCAAACTTTCGCTGGAAGTTTTTCAATGCAGACGGCACTGAGGCCGAGATGTGCGGAAACGGGGGCAGGTGCGCTGCACGTTTCGCCTTCATAAAAGGCATCGCGGGAAAGGAGATGGCATTTGAAACAATTGCCGGCATTATCAGGGCAGTGGTAGATGAAACAAGGATTAAACTTCAGCTTACAACTCCTTTCGATATAAAGCTCGATTACCCGATCAACCTTGAAGAAAATGAGATCTTTTTAAGCAGCGTAAACACCGGCGTTCCCCATGCGATTCTACTGTCTGACGATATTGACCATGTGCCCGTGGAAGAACTGGGAAGGGCTATCAGGTATCATAAGGCATTCGGGGAAAAGGGAACGAATGTTGATTTCGTAAAAATTGTTGACAGAGAAAAAATCTTCATCAGAACATATGAAAGGGGTGTGGAGGGTGAAACCTATGCCTGCGGCACAGGGGCAGTTGCGGCGGGGGTCATCCTGACAAAGAAGGGGCTCATCGAAAGCCCGGTTAATATTGTTACAAGAGGAGGGGAAACGCTCAAAGTCTATATTGATAATGATGAGGTATACCTTGAAGGTAATGCAAGGATTGTTTATACTGGCGTATTGAATGATGAGGCGCTTCTGTAAAGACTCGATGAACCGTTTAAGCTGTTTCAAATGTTTAAGGTGTTTAACCCGTGCAAACCCTTCGGCTTAGAGGGGGCGACGTGAGTCAGGCGAACATAGTGTCGGTATGATAAATAGCCCGCACCGCGGGCGAGAAGGGGAGGCTCCGACGGCTCTGCCGGTGGAGGGGGCGACCGGGTACCCGCTTGCGGGTGTCCCACTAATAGAAAAGAGGAGGAGCCATGGAATTAAGGGGCGTATATACGGCTCTGGTAACACCATTTAAAAATGACAATTTTGATGAGGATGCTTTCAAAAGGCTCATCACGTTTCAGATCGAAGGCGGCGTGGACGGGTTCGTGCCTTGCGGATCTACCGGAGAAGCATCCACGCTGGATTATGAGGAACATAAAAGAGTAATAGAGTTGACTGTCAAATGTGCAAAAAAGACCGTGCCTGTTATTGCCGGGACAGGCTCCAATAGCACAAAGGAGGCAATCGAGCTTACCGCAATGGCAAAACAGGTAGGTGCGGACATGTGCCTTCTTACAACACCTTACTATAATAAACCTACTCAGGAAGGTTTGTACAGGCATTACAGGAAGATTGCGGAAGAAGTGGACATTCCGTTAATTTTATACAATATACCAGGGAGGACGGGCATTAACATGACGCCGGAAACGGTAAAAAGGCTTGCAGACGTTCAGGGTATAAAGGGTATAAAAGAAGCATCTGGTTCGCTCGTCCAGGTTGCAGAGATTTACAGACTGACAAATGGGAAATTCCCAATACTTTCCGGTGACGATAACCTTTTTCTTCCCATGATGAGTGTCGGCGCTGTCGGAGTAATATCCGTTTTATCAAATATGCTGCCGGCAAAAATGAAGGCACTTTATAAAACATTCCTTGAGGAAAGGGATGTAGAAAAAGCAAGAGATATTAATGCCCATCTTATGCCCCTTTTCCAGGGAATTTTTATAGAGACAAATCCGATTCCCATAAAAGAAGCTCTTTACTACATGGGCATTATCGAAGAAGAGTTCAGACTCCCACTATGCACAATGTCCGAGGCAAACAAAACCTACATGAAGAACTTGTTGAATGAATACGGGCTGTTGAAGAAAGCATAAAAACATCAGGGAGCACAATATGGTTAAGATAATCATTACCGGTGTGTGTGGAAAGGTGGGGAGCACCATACTCAAGCTCGCTTTGAATGATAAAGACTTTGCTGTGGTAGGGGCGGTGGAGGCCAAAACACATCCCATGGTCGGCAAAGGATTAGACCGTGTGGCAGTAAAAACAGGGAATCCGCTTAATATTGAAGGAAACCTCGCCAATATTATCAAAAAATGCGATGTCGTTGTTGATTTTACAGAACCAAAGGTCTCTCTTGAGCATTTCAGGCTTGTGCGGGAAAGCAAAAAAGCAATTGTCATCGGCACAACAGGCTTTTCTGAAAATGCATTGGCAGAGATAAAAGGGGTACGGGACACAAGGGTAGTCATATCCCCCAATATGAGTGTAGGCATGAATCTCATGTTCGAAATAGTAGATAAGCTGTCCAGGATCATGAAAGATGACTACGACATCGAAATTGTGGAAATGCATCACAGGATGAAAAAAGATGCACCAAGCGGAACAGCGGTGCACCTGAAGGATATTGTAGAAGCTTCCGAACCTGCGAGAAACTGGGTTGAAATATTCGGCAGAAAAGGTATCATCGGGGAAAGAAAAAGGGAAGAGTTGGGCATACTTGCCTTACGGGGCGGCGATGTCGTCGGTGAGCACACTGTCATGTTCGCAGGGGTTGGCGAAAGACTGGAGGTGACACACAGGGCATATTCCCGTGAAAATTTTGCTCGTGGCGCTTTGCTTGCCGCAAAATGGTTAAGTGGTCAGACTGACGGCGTTTATTCAATGAAGGATGTGCTTGGGATTTAATTATAGATGAACTGCTTTATATAATTTGATTGTTTTTCGAATTTGTTATACTATATGAAATATTAAGTTTATGAAAAAAGATAACAAAATCAGGATGCTTATTGTTGATGATGATAAGGAAATACGCAATATTCTTTCTATTTTTTTAGCAGAAGACGGGGAGTCTGTTATTGATACCGCTGGAACAGGGGAAGAGGCTTTTTCAAAGCATGTTAACTCCCCTTATGATATCGTTGTTACCGATATCAATATGCCAGGTATGACCGGCATTGAGCTTATAAAAAAAATAAGAAGAAGGGAAGACACTGTAGAGTTTATTATAATAACCGGGTATGCCTCAGTTGATACAGCAATAGAGGCAGTCAGGGTGGGAGCATTTGACTATGTTGTAAAACCCTTCAAGTTCGATGAACTCAAAATAGTCATTAATAATGCAAAAGATAAGGTTATTCTCAGAAAAACAAACAAGGAACTGGTAAAAAAGCTAAAAGATGTTTATAAGGAAATAGACAGGTATAGCAAGATAAAGCTGGACGCTCATCAATCCCCTGATTTTTCCATTCTGCTTGATGAATAAACTTTGTTCCACTGGTTGAATATCAATTATAACCCGTTAAAAATATTGAAGCTATATCGAAGCTTTAAAAACCTCAAATAAACCTGACGGCATGATGCCCATATAAATAATAAGAAAGATAAAGAGATAACAAAGCACCTTTTCGTGTGTAGCAAGTTTTATTGGTTCTGCTACTGCAACATCTTTTGAGTAGCCCATTCTCACAAGATTTAAATAGAAAAAAATAGAAATTACCGTATTTACCGCACCGATAAGCACAATCGGCAGATGGCCTGCTTCAAATGCGCCCGTAAAAAGAAAGAGTTTTCCCGTAAAACCGCCGGTTGGCGGTATCCCGGCCAACGAGAAGGCAGAAACAGCAAGTAGCAACGCAAGAAGTGGCGATCTTTTCGACAATCCGGCAAGGTCATCAATTTTCACGTTTTCTCCTGTTTTTGAAATCAGTATTACTACATAAAAACAAGCAAGATTCATAAAAAGGTAAATTGTCATATAGTAAACAGCGGCAGCGTTTCCATCCTTACTCAATGCAAGTATGCCCATCATAAGATATCCTGCGTGGGCTATGCCTGAATAGGCAAGCAGTCTCTTTATATCTTTTTGCACAAGGCCCACAAGGTTGCCAAATGTCATTGAAAGGGCTGCAAGTATTATTAATATGTTTATTAATTGCATTGAACCTGGAAAAGCAAGCATCGTGATCCTTATCAATAAGGCGGCCGCTGCAATCTTCGGAAGCGTACCAATGAACGCGGTTGTATTATTTGATGCGCCTTCATAAATGTCGGGCGACCAGAAGTGCATGGGAAAAAGTGAAAGCTTAAAGAAAAAACCCGTCAATGTAAATACCAGCGCTATTATACCTATCGGCTGACTTAAAAACTCTGGCAGCACAAGTACGATGTCACTCAAGAACGTAGAATGTGCAATGCCGTAAAGGTAACCCATGCCAAAAAGCATTATGCCTGTTGATACGGCCCCAAAGAAAAGGTATTTCATCGAAGCTTCAATCTGAATCTTAGTCTGAGCGTTCCGAATCGGAAGGATAACATATAGGCTGTATGATGAAATTTCAAGTGATAAAACTATTGAGATAAGCTCTACCGAGCTTACAAGCATCATAAGTCCCAATGCCGAAAATCCGAGAAACATAAAATATTCAGGCAAAAATCCTTCTTCTATCTCTCTTTTGTTTTTAAACATAAGAATTACAAGACAAAACCCGGCCATTATAAGCATCTTAAAAACCTGAGAAAAAAGGTCAATCCTGTATGCACCGGAAAATAATTCTCCGTTTTCAGTTATGCTTAACAGCGATACTAAAAATGCAAGGACGGATAACAACTTTGCATATGTAAGTATATTTTCCTTTACTTTGCTGATGGAAATGAACAGAAGCAGTATGGAAAACAAAAATATATTTAATTCAGGCAGTATAAGCATAGTTCATCCCTCAATAATAAGTTCGCATTTGAGTCATAAGGAATGACAGGCTTTTTTCCATTACAGCCACAAACGGCCGCGGGAATATACCCATCCACAGTACTAATAGCATAAGGGGAATCATGTAAATAATTTCTCTAATTTTCATATCAGCGATTACCCTTTTATCAACTCTTCCCCATATTATCTGTTTCAAAAGTCTCAGCATATATGCTGCCGCAAGAACCGCTCCAACTACAGCAAAGAAGCCTGCTGTCTTATGCTGAGAAAATGTCCCTATTAACACATAAATTTCACCAACAAAATTGTTTGTTCCAGGAAATGCAAATGCAGATAGGGAAAAGAACCCGAAAAATCCTACATATATCGGCATTATTTTGCCAAGTCCTGCATTGTCGTATATCTCACGGCTATGCGTTCTTTCATATATTATTCCTACACAGAGAAATAATGCGCCTGTTGTAATCCCGTGATTGAGCATCTGGAGCATTGCTCCTTCAAGCCCGAAAAGAGTAAAAGTGAATATTCCCAGTGTGATAAAACCCATATGCGCAACACTTGAATACGCGATAAGCTTTTTCATATCGGTTTGGCTAAGACATACAAAACCACCGTATATTATTCCGATAACCGAAAGAATTATCATAAGCGGCGCAAAATAAATACTTGCTTTCGGCGCTACTGGAAGACAGAACCGCAAAAACCCGTAAGCCCCCATCTTCAGAAGTACGCTTGCGAGAAATACGCTGCCTGCTGTGGGCGCTTCAGTGTGTGCTGCCGGAAGCCATGTATGGAACGGAAACATGGGCACCTTAATGGCAAATGCAATTGCGAATGCAAGAAAAACCCATATCTGGAAGGTCATTCCGTAATCTTTGTACATTGCGCTTAATATGCTGAATGTTCCATTTGTCAGGTACATTGAAATAATTGCTACAAGCAGGAAAACGCTCCCGAATAATGTATATATGAAAAATTTTATTGATGCATAATCTTTACGAGGCCCGCCCCATACAGCGATCAGCAGATACATGGGAATAAGCATCGCCTCCCAGAAGATATAGAAAAGAATGAAGTCCAAAGAACAGAAAACGCCTATCATGGCTGTTTCCATGGCAAGTATACAGAATAAAAATTCCTTAAACCTCTCCTTTATCGAAGTCCATGAACACAGGATGCATATAGGAGCAAAAAGGGTGGTAAGGAGGATCAGAAATATTGTAATGCCGTCTATGCCAAGCGTGTAATTAATATTGTAAGCCGGTATCCACGGAATGTGCTCACCAAACTGAAAGTGATATGTATCCGTTTTGAAATTGAAGTATATTAACATTGATACAACAAACGTTATAATACCTGTGATCAGCCCTGTGACCTTTATGGCCTTTTCATTTCTCATTAAAAGAATCAACATTGCGCCAATAAGGGGCAAAAATATTGTCGTCGAGAGAATAGGAAAATTAAGAGGATTCATAATTAACAACTGTTCCATTGCCTTCAAGCTTTCACATCCCATAAATCACGAACCCCACAATAAGGATGAGTATAAATATGGAGAAACCAATATACGCCTGAATTCTCCCTGTTTGCAGTTTTTTTACCAGTCCTCCAAAACCCCTTACGCCGCTTGCGCTCCCATCAACAAT
Coding sequences within:
- a CDS encoding response regulator — encoded protein: MKKDNKIRMLIVDDDKEIRNILSIFLAEDGESVIDTAGTGEEAFSKHVNSPYDIVVTDINMPGMTGIELIKKIRRREDTVEFIIITGYASVDTAIEAVRVGAFDYVVKPFKFDELKIVINNAKDKVILRKTNKELVKKLKDVYKEIDRYSKIKLDAHQSPDFSILLDE
- a CDS encoding NADH-quinone oxidoreductase subunit M, producing the protein MGCESLKAMEQLLIMNPLNFPILSTTIFLPLIGAMLILLMRNEKAIKVTGLITGIITFVVSMLIYFNFKTDTYHFQFGEHIPWIPAYNINYTLGIDGITIFLILLTTLFAPICILCSWTSIKERFKEFLFCILAMETAMIGVFCSLDFILFYIFWEAMLIPMYLLIAVWGGPRKDYASIKFFIYTLFGSVFLLVAIISMYLTNGTFSILSAMYKDYGMTFQIWVFLAFAIAFAIKVPMFPFHTWLPAAHTEAPTAGSVFLASVLLKMGAYGFLRFCLPVAPKASIYFAPLMIILSVIGIIYGGFVCLSQTDMKKLIAYSSVAHMGFITLGIFTFTLFGLEGAMLQMLNHGITTGALFLCVGIIYERTHSREIYDNAGLGKIMPIYVGFFGFFSLSAFAFPGTNNFVGEIYVLIGTFSQHKTAGFFAVVGAVLAAAYMLRLLKQIIWGRVDKRVIADMKIREIIYMIPLMLLVLWMGIFPRPFVAVMEKSLSFLMTQMRTYY
- the argH gene encoding argininosuccinate lyase, with amino-acid sequence MKAWGGRFKGKTDPLMEKFSASILFDRTLYEHDIEGSKAQAGMLNKIGIITEKEAGDIVAALDEIKAEIKEGVFKFSDAMEDIHMHIEARLIEKIGDTGKKLHTGRSRNDQVSLDMRMFLKEEFGQIDKRLLQLLKTLVNRSGKEKKTIMPGYTHMQKAQVVTFAHYLMAYYYMLKRDRGRMGETMKRVDVLPLGCGAIAGSTIPLDREFLRKQLKFSRVSENSMDTVSDRDFVLDSVFSVAMIMVHLSRFAEDMIIFSTEEFSFVSLPDELCTGSSLMPQKKNPDALELLRGKTSRVIGDLFSLFMLLKGLPMTYNRDLQEDKEPMFHAINTVKDALSIAELCIKRMKINKKGMERAVYESFMPAVEIAEYLTVKGTPFREAHTIAGRMVRDCEDKGKLLQDMALIDMKGYSKVFGDDIFNYLDPHTILNTRKTTGGASFEEVEKEIEREKIYFNS
- the dapF gene encoding diaminopimelate epimerase → MSEFEFFKMSASGNDFILIDNRDGKVTKKHKKIADFVAKICRRRHSVGADGVILIERSTKANFRWKFFNADGTEAEMCGNGGRCAARFAFIKGIAGKEMAFETIAGIIRAVVDETRIKLQLTTPFDIKLDYPINLEENEIFLSSVNTGVPHAILLSDDIDHVPVEELGRAIRYHKAFGEKGTNVDFVKIVDREKIFIRTYERGVEGETYACGTGAVAAGVILTKKGLIESPVNIVTRGGETLKVYIDNDEVYLEGNARIVYTGVLNDEALL
- the dapA gene encoding 4-hydroxy-tetrahydrodipicolinate synthase, whose product is MELRGVYTALVTPFKNDNFDEDAFKRLITFQIEGGVDGFVPCGSTGEASTLDYEEHKRVIELTVKCAKKTVPVIAGTGSNSTKEAIELTAMAKQVGADMCLLTTPYYNKPTQEGLYRHYRKIAEEVDIPLILYNIPGRTGINMTPETVKRLADVQGIKGIKEASGSLVQVAEIYRLTNGKFPILSGDDNLFLPMMSVGAVGVISVLSNMLPAKMKALYKTFLEERDVEKARDINAHLMPLFQGIFIETNPIPIKEALYYMGIIEEEFRLPLCTMSEANKTYMKNLLNEYGLLKKA
- the dapB gene encoding 4-hydroxy-tetrahydrodipicolinate reductase, whose product is MVKIIITGVCGKVGSTILKLALNDKDFAVVGAVEAKTHPMVGKGLDRVAVKTGNPLNIEGNLANIIKKCDVVVDFTEPKVSLEHFRLVRESKKAIVIGTTGFSENALAEIKGVRDTRVVISPNMSVGMNLMFEIVDKLSRIMKDDYDIEIVEMHHRMKKDAPSGTAVHLKDIVEASEPARNWVEIFGRKGIIGERKREELGILALRGGDVVGEHTVMFAGVGERLEVTHRAYSRENFARGALLAAKWLSGQTDGVYSMKDVLGI
- the lysA gene encoding diaminopimelate decarboxylase; translation: MHYFEYKKNELYCEEVPISNIVKAVGTPAYIYSCKTLERHFLVFDNAFKGMPHIVCYSCKANSNTAILKVMGRLGGGTDIVSEGELYRALSAGIPAEKIVFSGAGKAEDEIRAAIKAQILMINIESEGELHTIAGVARRMKRRVPVSIRVNPQIDPKTHPYITTGLKKNKFGIIWDDAFRLYNDMKKEPSLYPIGISSHIGSQILELSPFIEAVRSLKEMADQLKNNGINIKYLDIGGGLGITYKNELPPHPDEYAGVIKKELEGTGITLVLEPGRLLVGNSGIFVTKLLYVKKVPGKTFYIVDGAMNDLVRPALYDAYHEIIPVVRKNEEKDGKDTKVDIVGPICESGDFFAKDRGMPRLETGNLLAVMGAGAYGFSMSSNYNSRRRAAEILVKGDEFFIIKKRETFRDLTKGESIPSFLEDL
- a CDS encoding Maf family protein is translated as MFQVNDGTSIILASESTRRVDILRTLGISFSIIPPKIDEQREKDEPPKDFVLRISHEKATKVGNHFPNNWVIGADTIVVLKGKILGKPKGEKDAYNMLRALKGKWHKVFTGYCVLNISKNIVYQDVVETKVFVRDLTDEEIMRYIKTSEPLDKAGSYALQGKGGYMVKEIKGSYANVVGLPICEVTEALLSLGVLS
- a CDS encoding YggS family pyridoxal phosphate-dependent enzyme, with the translated sequence MDDAIKRIRERMARACSRAGRSESEVRLIGATKGVNVERIRYAARCGLTDFGENYIQEAKGKIEGFNEGVCWHMIGHIQTNKAKHIPKLFDYVHSIDRWELLETMDGYGKSLKVLFELNLAGESSKHGTGEDDLKRMLEKIGELKNIKPVGLMTMPPFAENPEDVRGIFRRLGALLQSVNREFSLHMSELSMGMSSDFEVAVEEGATMVRVGTAIFGERT
- a CDS encoding fibronectin type III domain-containing protein, with amino-acid sequence MKEKRYILILSISIMVMLLFASCGKKGDPMPKGLPIPGGINDLTGEVKDGMLFLSFSTPSINKDGSEPKDLAGFKIFKACGSCMGTFEPFKDLSLENRKGFLIQDGKVFVYDDDLMNGFQYGYKVYPYTKKGTRGDPSNTFTIKWEKALDPVKGVSVKENDERVELSWEKEEGFLYNVYRYDDNVYPLFPLNKTPLAAPYFLDTGLENDKTYAYEVRKVQVKEGIRREGEGVKIAATPKDMSPPARPAEVKAEKKDGGVLVTWKENTEEDFAGYNIFRISSGKAEKLNKEPLEKNMYLDKNIPDNRYISYYVTSLDETGNESEPSREVVIIVKE
- a CDS encoding NADH-quinone oxidoreductase subunit N gives rise to the protein MLILPELNIFLFSILLLFISISKVKENILTYAKLLSVLAFLVSLLSITENGELFSGAYRIDLFSQVFKMLIMAGFCLVILMFKNKREIEEGFLPEYFMFLGFSALGLMMLVSSVELISIVLSLEISSYSLYVILPIRNAQTKIQIEASMKYLFFGAVSTGIMLFGMGYLYGIAHSTFLSDIVLVLPEFLSQPIGIIALVFTLTGFFFKLSLFPMHFWSPDIYEGASNNTTAFIGTLPKIAAAALLIRITMLAFPGSMQLINILIILAALSMTFGNLVGLVQKDIKRLLAYSGIAHAGYLMMGILALSKDGNAAAVYYMTIYLFMNLACFYVVILISKTGENVKIDDLAGLSKRSPLLALLLAVSAFSLAGIPPTGGFTGKLFLFTGAFEAGHLPIVLIGAVNTVISIFFYLNLVRMGYSKDVAVAEPIKLATHEKVLCYLFIFLIIYMGIMPSGLFEVFKASI